The Salvia miltiorrhiza cultivar Shanhuang (shh) chromosome 1, IMPLAD_Smil_shh, whole genome shotgun sequence genome has a window encoding:
- the LOC131026205 gene encoding uncharacterized protein LOC131026205 isoform X1 produces MSGGRVSPRTEKFSVKYKSNPLHGASFEIVDDISPVNDKCSISNCDPQPSERLSTADLISAVGYACGYARKSLSVFLPKSNAAYKSKVFREGGILHYSTEEGTSHTATSAGDQPCSVFYLSSKEKSIELVEENQEYSRDSHGASSFWRIVLARSKLMEGTSMEDCLLSAVIPSNFGRIYNWMSKIAPCKPKNLVNSEIEINRMVDYYDDCCSTNSGDKSSSFHSLATGISTSKLEILEPLDLSSKNAANFDLKPSTSTCSEEKDAVLPIEATDCMISTSRCDPDSQDTKLASHSYDCKNCIKESREGTYEDQKDQEATYVKSDSSEADISLFGKRKPQYALAKQEHAFAGAMAGIFVSLCLHPVDTVKTVIQACHTSQKPFHYIGRSIIAERGILGLYRGISSNIVSSAPISALYTFTYESVKKSLLPLLPKEYHSLAHCTAGGCASIATSFIFTPSERIKQQMQVSSHYRNCWTALIQVLQKGGLPSLYAGWGAVLCRNVPHSVIKFYTYESLKQIMLPSIQWNTQANILTTLVCGGLAGSTASLFTTPFDVVKTRLQTQVPGSMTKRSGVLGTLNEIWKHEGLNGVYRGLTPRLVMYMIQGALFFASYESFKRLFYLDLSATECSDIAAQTEE; encoded by the exons ATGAGTGGAGGCCGTGTGTCTCCAAGAACTGAAAAATTCTCTGTCAAATATAAAAGTAATCCATTGCATGGGGCGTCCTTCGAGATTGTAGATGATATTTCTCCTGTAAATGACAAATGTAGCATTAGTAATTGTGATCCCCAACCCTCTGAGAGGTTAAGCACAGCGGACCTAATCTCTGCAGTAGGCTATGCGTGTGGTTATGCTAGGAAGTCTCTCTCTGTTTTTCTGCCTAAGAGTAATGCGGCATACAAATCTAAGGTTTTTCGGGAAGGTGGGATACTCCATTATTCCACAGAAGAAGGAACTTCTCATACAGCTACTTCAGCTGGTGATCAACCTTGCTCGGTCTTCTACTTGTCTAGTAAAGAAAAGTCTATAGAGCTTGTGGAAGAGAATCAAGAGTACTCTAGAGATAGTCATGGAGCTTCTTCTTTCTGGAGGATAGTCCTTGCAAGGTCCAAGTTGATGGAGGGGACCTCCATGGAGGATTGTCTTTTGAGTGCAGTAATACCTTCGAATTTTGGGAGGATATATAATTGGATGAGTAAAATAGCTCCTTGTAAGCCAAAGAATCTGGTAAACTCTGAgattgagatcaataggatggTTGACTATTACGACGATTGTTGTTCAACAAATTCAGGTGATAAAAGTAGTTCGTTTCATAGTTTAGCTACGGGAATATCTACTTCTAAGCTGGAAATTTTAGAACCTTTAGATTTATCTTCTAAAAATGCTGCCAACTTTGACTTGAAGCCATCAACTTCAACATGCTCAGAAGAAAAGGATGCCGTGCTACCTATTGAAGCAACTGATTGCATGATCTCTACATCAAGATGTGATCCGGACTCCCAAGATACCAAATTAGCATCGCATAGTTATGATTGCAAAAATTGCATAAAGGAAAGTAGGGAAGGCACATACGAGGACCAAAAAGATCAAGAGGCAACGTATGTCAAATCAGATTCCTCTGAGGCTGATATCAGCCTGTTTGGAAAGAGAAAACCTCAATATGCACTTGCAAAACAAGAACATGCTTTTGCTGGAGCAATGGCAGGGATATTTGTCAGCCTTTGTCTACATCCTGTGGACACAGTTAAGACAGTGATTCAGGCATGCCATACTAGCCAGAAACCCTTCCACTATATAGGCAGATCTATTATTGCTGAGAGAG GTATATTGGGGCTTTACCGTGGCATCTCCAGCAACATTGTAAGTTCGGCTCCAATATCTGCTCTCTATACCTTCACGTATGAATCAGTGAAGAAAAGTTTGCTTCCTCTTCTTCCCAAG GAGTATCACTCGTTGGCCCACTGCACAGCAGGGGGTTGTGCAAGTATTGCTACGTCATTCATTTTTACTCCAAGCGAACGTATAAAACAGCAGATGCAAGTTAGTTCACACTACCGGAACTGCTg GACTGCCTTGATACAAGTTCTCCAGAAAGGTGGCTTGCCTTCGCTGTATGCTGGATGGGGAGCTGTGCTCTGCAGAAATGTTCCACATTCAGTCATCAAG TTTTACACTTATGAAAGTCTGAAGCAGATTATGCTGCCATCAATCCAATGGAACACTCAAGCTAATATACTAACGACG TTAGTCTGTGGAGGATTGGCTGGATCTACAGCTTCGTTGTTTACAACTCCATTTGATGTTGTCAAGACAAGATTGCAAACCCAG GTTCCTGGATCAATGACCAAGCGTAGTGGTGTACTTGGTACTCTTAATGAAATATGGAAGCATGAAGGGTTGAATGGTGTCTATAG GGGCTTGACTCCAAGATTAGTCATGTACATGATCCAGGGAGCACTTTTCTTCGCATCCTATGAATCTTTCAAGAGACTGTTCTATCTGGACTTATCCGCGACTGAGTGCTCAGACATTGCAGCACAAACAGAAGAATGA
- the LOC131026205 gene encoding uncharacterized protein LOC131026205 isoform X2, with protein MSGGRVSPRTEKFSVKYKSNPLHGASFEIVDDISPVNDKCSISNCDPQPSERLSTADLISAVGYACGYARKSLSVFLPKSNAAYKSKVFREGGILHYSTEEGTSHTATSAGDQPCSVFYLSSKEKSIELVEENQEYSRDSHGASSFWRIVLARSKLMEGTSMEDCLLSAVIPSNFGRIYNWMSKIAPCKPKNLVNSEIEINRMVDYYDDCCSTNSGDKSSSFHSLATGISTSKLEILEPLDLSSKNAANFDLKPSTSTCSEEKDAVLPIEATDCMISTSRCDPDSQDTKLASHSYDCKNCIKESREGTYEDQKDQEATYVKSDSSEADISLFGKRKPQYALAKQEHAFAGAMAGIFVSLCLHPVDTVKTVIQACHTSQKPFHYIGRSIIAERGILGLYRGISSNIVSSAPISALYTFTYESVKKSLLPLLPKEYHSLAHCTAGGCASIATSFIFTPSERIKQQMQVSSHYRNCWTALIQVLQKGGLPSLYAGWGAVLCRNVPHSVIKFYTYESLKQIMLPSIQWNTQANILTTLVCGGLAGSTASLFTTPFDVVKTRLQTQVPGSMTKRSGVLGTLNEIWKHEGLNGVYR; from the exons ATGAGTGGAGGCCGTGTGTCTCCAAGAACTGAAAAATTCTCTGTCAAATATAAAAGTAATCCATTGCATGGGGCGTCCTTCGAGATTGTAGATGATATTTCTCCTGTAAATGACAAATGTAGCATTAGTAATTGTGATCCCCAACCCTCTGAGAGGTTAAGCACAGCGGACCTAATCTCTGCAGTAGGCTATGCGTGTGGTTATGCTAGGAAGTCTCTCTCTGTTTTTCTGCCTAAGAGTAATGCGGCATACAAATCTAAGGTTTTTCGGGAAGGTGGGATACTCCATTATTCCACAGAAGAAGGAACTTCTCATACAGCTACTTCAGCTGGTGATCAACCTTGCTCGGTCTTCTACTTGTCTAGTAAAGAAAAGTCTATAGAGCTTGTGGAAGAGAATCAAGAGTACTCTAGAGATAGTCATGGAGCTTCTTCTTTCTGGAGGATAGTCCTTGCAAGGTCCAAGTTGATGGAGGGGACCTCCATGGAGGATTGTCTTTTGAGTGCAGTAATACCTTCGAATTTTGGGAGGATATATAATTGGATGAGTAAAATAGCTCCTTGTAAGCCAAAGAATCTGGTAAACTCTGAgattgagatcaataggatggTTGACTATTACGACGATTGTTGTTCAACAAATTCAGGTGATAAAAGTAGTTCGTTTCATAGTTTAGCTACGGGAATATCTACTTCTAAGCTGGAAATTTTAGAACCTTTAGATTTATCTTCTAAAAATGCTGCCAACTTTGACTTGAAGCCATCAACTTCAACATGCTCAGAAGAAAAGGATGCCGTGCTACCTATTGAAGCAACTGATTGCATGATCTCTACATCAAGATGTGATCCGGACTCCCAAGATACCAAATTAGCATCGCATAGTTATGATTGCAAAAATTGCATAAAGGAAAGTAGGGAAGGCACATACGAGGACCAAAAAGATCAAGAGGCAACGTATGTCAAATCAGATTCCTCTGAGGCTGATATCAGCCTGTTTGGAAAGAGAAAACCTCAATATGCACTTGCAAAACAAGAACATGCTTTTGCTGGAGCAATGGCAGGGATATTTGTCAGCCTTTGTCTACATCCTGTGGACACAGTTAAGACAGTGATTCAGGCATGCCATACTAGCCAGAAACCCTTCCACTATATAGGCAGATCTATTATTGCTGAGAGAG GTATATTGGGGCTTTACCGTGGCATCTCCAGCAACATTGTAAGTTCGGCTCCAATATCTGCTCTCTATACCTTCACGTATGAATCAGTGAAGAAAAGTTTGCTTCCTCTTCTTCCCAAG GAGTATCACTCGTTGGCCCACTGCACAGCAGGGGGTTGTGCAAGTATTGCTACGTCATTCATTTTTACTCCAAGCGAACGTATAAAACAGCAGATGCAAGTTAGTTCACACTACCGGAACTGCTg GACTGCCTTGATACAAGTTCTCCAGAAAGGTGGCTTGCCTTCGCTGTATGCTGGATGGGGAGCTGTGCTCTGCAGAAATGTTCCACATTCAGTCATCAAG TTTTACACTTATGAAAGTCTGAAGCAGATTATGCTGCCATCAATCCAATGGAACACTCAAGCTAATATACTAACGACG TTAGTCTGTGGAGGATTGGCTGGATCTACAGCTTCGTTGTTTACAACTCCATTTGATGTTGTCAAGACAAGATTGCAAACCCAG GTTCCTGGATCAATGACCAAGCGTAGTGGTGTACTTGGTACTCTTAATGAAATATGGAAGCATGAAGGGTTGAATGGTGTCTATAG gtgA